From Ignisphaera aggregans DSM 17230, the proteins below share one genomic window:
- a CDS encoding B3/4 domain protein (COGs: COG3382 conserved hypothetical protein~InterPro IPR005146~KEGG: hbu:Hbut_1427 hypothetical protein~PFAM: B3/4 domain protein~SPTR: A2BMP0 Conserved archaeal protein~PFAM: B3/4 domain): MSIYCVNLENMLEVDESVRELGIFVVYTVAWSENRMDVHISFESEIQDLINYLKSRYTIENLKNDAIVRAYRDFFWRIGIDPTKIRPSSEALVRRALRGSFPSINEIVDAGNIASAYTMVPIGIYDLDKALPPFTIKLSSGGEIFRPIGGGEDVLGRGIPILVDSRGSVMHIYPHRDSRDTAIDRDSKKIFILGAGVPKVPKDLVDEAVRRVVNLLEKIGWNWCRNTIARGFIKS, translated from the coding sequence ATGTCTATCTATTGTGTTAACTTAGAAAATATGTTAGAAGTAGATGAGAGTGTTAGGGAATTAGGAATATTTGTTGTCTATACAGTTGCATGGTCAGAGAATAGAATGGATGTACATATATCTTTTGAATCTGAGATACAGGATCTTATCAACTATCTAAAATCTAGATACACCATAGAAAACTTGAAAAATGATGCAATTGTACGAGCATATCGTGATTTCTTTTGGCGTATAGGTATAGATCCAACGAAGATAAGACCGTCAAGTGAAGCTCTAGTGAGAAGGGCTTTAAGAGGATCTTTTCCATCAATAAATGAGATTGTTGATGCTGGTAATATTGCATCTGCATATACAATGGTGCCAATAGGTATATATGATTTAGATAAAGCTTTGCCACCATTTACAATAAAGCTTAGCTCTGGTGGTGAGATATTTAGACCTATAGGAGGTGGTGAGGATGTTCTTGGTAGGGGAATCCCAATATTGGTAGATTCTAGGGGAAGTGTTATGCATATATATCCCCATAGAGATAGTAGGGATACAGCTATCGATAGAGATTCTAAAAAGATATTTATATTAGGTGCAGGAGTTCCCAAGGTCCCTAAAGATCTTGTAGATGAAGCTGTAAGAAGAGTTGTCAATCTTCTAGAAAAAATTGGTTGGAATTGGTGTAGAAATACTATTGCTAGGGGCTTTATAAAATCATAG
- a CDS encoding putative M protein (streptomyces avermitilis) - like protein (KEGG: dka:DKAM_0919 putative M protein (streptomyces avermitilis) - like protein~SPTR: B8D564 Putative M protein (Streptomyces avermitilis)-like protein): MYTVYSDTCMSVDEFKRKFEESINNFRLSIEKLIANVEDLINKGNIEEAYRLWRSESKNILEKMRESLNMLREEAKTLGITDEELKKYVDIFKESMRDISNRLEGLAKKIRDIDRRKGIVLSIDIDRMPIVISSTVESMVEGFRNIFDSIGRIIEDSMKSFEKFSMVVSARIRKNDLEIIDNLVASGIFRSRSEAIAYFIRKGIEASREWIEKALEQAKKIRELQESIRKELGDLDEE, translated from the coding sequence ATGTATACTGTATACAGTGATACATGTATGTCTGTAGATGAGTTTAAGAGGAAATTTGAAGAAAGTATAAATAACTTTAGATTATCTATAGAGAAACTTATTGCAAATGTTGAAGATCTAATTAATAAGGGGAATATTGAGGAAGCCTATAGATTATGGAGATCTGAATCAAAGAATATTCTAGAGAAGATGAGAGAGAGTCTTAATATGCTTAGGGAAGAAGCTAAGACACTTGGTATTACAGATGAAGAACTTAAGAAATATGTTGATATATTTAAAGAGAGTATGAGGGATATTAGTAATAGATTAGAGGGTCTTGCTAAAAAGATTAGAGATATTGATAGGAGAAAAGGGATAGTGTTATCTATAGATATAGATAGAATGCCGATAGTAATTTCTAGTACTGTTGAATCTATGGTTGAAGGCTTTAGAAATATTTTTGATAGTATAGGTAGAATAATTGAAGATAGTATGAAAAGCTTTGAGAAATTCTCTATGGTCGTCTCCGCAAGAATAAGGAAGAACGATCTAGAGATAATTGATAATCTAGTTGCCTCAGGTATATTTAGGAGTAGAAGTGAGGCTATAGCATACTTTATTAGGAAGGGTATTGAAGCTAGTAGGGAGTGGATTGAGAAAGCTCTTGAACAAGCAAAAAAGATAAGAGAACTTCAAGAATCTATAAGGAAGGAGCTTGGAGATCTAGATGAAGAATAG
- a CDS encoding cation diffusion facilitator family transporter (COGs: COG0053 Co/Zn/Cd cation transporter~InterPro IPR002524~KEGG: gdj:Gdia_1776 cation diffusion facilitator family transporter~PFAM: cation efflux protein~SPTR: C1TFY6 Cation diffusion facilitator family transporter~TIGRFAM: cation diffusion facilitator family transporter~PFAM: Cation efflux family~TIGRFAM: cation diffusion facilitator family transporter), whose product MGSTIDLRIRSPKVSFFTNLGLFIVKLFVALLTNSATVFVESLRSIGDILNSGLAFFGNSIAFSDEDKYSFGKKMYLYTFGFSASTLALGFIAAIGFFEGFNALLNPRVIRNEGIGIIFIVIAMAVDVSIALLAVRELRDYLDLAGYSHPLLKSIVIENVFDVIGEGTAIISLYLSSYERYVDGVSSIFLSVVLTIYMVKLAKENIDVLVYRTAPPDIIARTIKIALSNPSVRDVNSIKTLTIEPNKYAIFMEIELDPNLNLDDIDQTISDIKRDIERYIKNVGYVVIEPRRPDKSMDTHKKLLGDLAKRNKKFVKSL is encoded by the coding sequence TTGGGATCTACTATTGATTTAAGGATTAGAAGTCCAAAGGTATCTTTTTTCACAAATCTAGGTCTATTTATAGTAAAGCTCTTTGTAGCACTATTAACAAATTCTGCTACAGTATTTGTGGAGAGTTTGAGAAGTATTGGTGATATTCTTAATAGTGGATTAGCATTTTTTGGAAATTCTATTGCTTTTAGTGATGAAGATAAATATTCATTTGGTAAGAAGATGTATCTATATACCTTTGGCTTTTCTGCATCAACACTTGCTCTAGGGTTTATTGCTGCTATAGGATTTTTTGAAGGTTTTAATGCATTGTTGAATCCTAGGGTTATAAGAAATGAGGGTATTGGGATTATTTTCATAGTGATTGCCATGGCTGTAGATGTTTCTATAGCTCTATTAGCAGTTAGAGAGCTTAGGGATTATCTTGATCTAGCTGGATATAGTCATCCTCTCCTCAAATCTATAGTAATTGAAAATGTGTTTGATGTTATTGGAGAGGGTACAGCTATAATAAGTCTATATCTCTCTAGCTATGAGAGATATGTAGATGGAGTTTCATCAATATTTCTAAGCGTGGTGTTGACAATATATATGGTTAAGCTAGCTAAAGAGAATATCGATGTATTAGTCTATAGAACAGCTCCACCAGATATTATAGCTAGAACAATAAAAATTGCCTTATCTAATCCATCTGTAAGAGATGTTAACTCTATAAAGACCTTAACCATAGAGCCAAATAAATATGCTATCTTCATGGAGATAGAGCTTGATCCTAATCTAAATCTAGATGATATTGATCAAACAATTAGCGATATCAAGAGAGATATAGAGAGATATATAAAGAACGTGGGCTATGTTGTAATAGAACCTAGAAGACCAGATAAATCCATGGACACACACAAAAAATTGTTAGGAGATCTAGCTAAAAGAAATAAAAAGTTTGTTAAATCATTGTGA
- a CDS encoding MazG nucleotide pyrophosphohydrolase (COGs: COG1694 pyrophosphatase~InterPro IPR004518~KEGG: sin:YN1551_0644 MazG nucleotide pyrophosphohydrolase~PFAM: MazG nucleotide pyrophosphohydrolase~SPTR: C4KJV7 MazG nucleotide pyrophosphohydrolase~PFAM: MazG nucleotide pyrophosphohydrolase domain): MGSMDLSCIQEFIRSEYFERDSKRGLYATFTWLVEEVGELAEALLNGDRSSIEDEIADVIAWTISIANLLGIDVVKAFEKKYRGSAICRSQ, from the coding sequence ATGGGTTCCATGGATTTGAGCTGTATTCAGGAGTTTATAAGATCAGAATATTTTGAGAGAGATAGTAAGAGGGGGCTTTATGCAACATTTACATGGCTTGTTGAGGAGGTGGGAGAGCTTGCTGAAGCTTTATTGAATGGTGATAGGAGTAGCATTGAGGATGAAATAGCGGATGTTATAGCATGGACTATTAGTATTGCTAATCTTCTTGGAATAGATGTTGTAAAAGCTTTTGAGAAGAAGTATAGAGGTTCTGCTATCTGTAGATCACAATGA
- a CDS encoding conserved hypothetical protein (KEGG: tpe:Tpen_1507 hypothetical protein~SPTR: A1S0C4 Putative uncharacterized protein), whose product MRAKELFGEDVSIEIALDESPSETQLKELFFYINELLYKGLRFEFIAPNIGFRKREDYRGDLQELYNRVRKLHTIASNNGVYLSIHSGSGAHPYSDKGVGVWSTIGRATDGLVKYKMSGVLIQLLLEVMSRFPKGSTVRRVYEEIYDAVLDHLKKDISRGRGLASETLRKMIEDYEEHSNKYDVRADVFRHYFFVFQCIRDDSGVRYLRNRVIELFNEVKELRDRYREEVANLITREAEALGYINSVIRYRKYEYS is encoded by the coding sequence TTGAGAGCCAAAGAACTATTTGGTGAGGATGTAAGTATTGAAATAGCTTTGGATGAAAGCCCTAGTGAGACACAACTAAAGGAGCTATTCTTTTATATAAATGAACTTCTCTATAAAGGACTTAGATTTGAATTTATTGCACCTAATATAGGGTTTAGAAAGAGAGAGGATTATAGAGGAGATCTACAGGAGCTATACAATAGAGTTAGAAAGCTACATACTATTGCTAGTAACAATGGTGTTTATCTATCTATACATTCTGGAAGTGGTGCACACCCATATTCTGATAAGGGTGTAGGTGTATGGAGTACTATAGGAAGAGCTACAGATGGATTAGTGAAATATAAAATGTCTGGTGTTTTAATTCAATTGTTATTAGAGGTTATGTCAAGATTTCCCAAAGGCTCTACTGTGAGGAGAGTGTATGAAGAAATTTATGATGCTGTATTAGATCATCTTAAAAAGGATATTTCAAGGGGTAGGGGTCTAGCTTCAGAAACTCTTAGGAAGATGATTGAAGATTATGAGGAACATAGTAATAAATATGATGTTAGAGCTGATGTATTTAGGCATTACTTCTTTGTATTTCAATGTATAAGGGATGATAGTGGTGTTAGATATCTTAGAAATAGAGTCATAGAGCTATTTAATGAGGTTAAAGAGCTTAGAGATAGATATAGAGAGGAGGTCGCTAACCTAATAACTAGAGAGGCAGAAGCACTAGGATATATCAATAGTGTTATCAGATATAGAAAATATGAATATAGTTAA
- a CDS encoding xylose isomerase domain-containing protein (InterPro IPR005829~KEGG: tpe:Tpen_0839 xylose isomerase domain-containing protein~SPTR: A1RYG0 Xylose isomerase domain protein TIM barrel), which produces MFYVGIQKNGQEIIARFPYKIGIVTFMAVPALGTDPTNVVEKIGFIAEDPFFELLELPVISDEEWNKLRSFINSINRVMDFALGLQPIVLRGNDPAALDEDKRREVEKLLVGYSEVAGRRGYRAVGLCSGPKVSEVDKALNAFTKTVSSIAETARKYNMDVYIETFDEVWDRKRLLGKLEFSAKVIENLRASHPNVYLMWDLSHAPLLNEKPEDLKSYIDLIGHIHIGCAKKINNVMYDSHPGFYRPGALNDEKDVAKLLEVLISSKYHRAISFEVKPEEGQTPQEVVATAKSVLVRAYQIYIANMVKL; this is translated from the coding sequence ATGTTTTATGTAGGTATACAAAAGAATGGTCAGGAGATTATAGCTAGATTCCCATATAAGATAGGTATAGTAACATTTATGGCTGTACCAGCACTAGGAACAGATCCTACAAATGTTGTAGAGAAGATAGGATTTATAGCTGAAGATCCATTCTTCGAATTACTAGAGCTACCTGTAATAAGTGATGAGGAATGGAATAAGTTAAGAAGTTTTATAAACAGCATTAATAGGGTCATGGACTTTGCACTAGGTCTACAACCAATTGTTTTAAGAGGTAATGATCCTGCAGCACTCGATGAAGATAAGAGGAGAGAGGTTGAGAAGCTTCTTGTTGGATATAGTGAGGTGGCTGGTAGGAGAGGATATAGAGCTGTAGGATTATGTTCAGGTCCAAAGGTATCAGAAGTTGATAAAGCTTTAAATGCATTTACAAAGACTGTTAGTTCTATAGCCGAAACAGCTAGAAAGTATAATATGGATGTATATATAGAGACATTTGATGAGGTTTGGGACAGAAAGAGGTTGTTAGGAAAACTCGAATTTTCTGCCAAGGTTATTGAAAATCTGAGAGCATCACATCCAAATGTATATCTAATGTGGGATTTAAGCCATGCACCTCTCCTAAATGAAAAACCCGAGGATCTTAAAAGCTATATTGATTTAATAGGACATATACATATAGGTTGTGCTAAAAAGATTAACAACGTTATGTATGATTCCCACCCAGGATTCTATAGACCTGGAGCACTAAATGATGAAAAAGACGTTGCAAAACTCTTAGAAGTTCTAATAAGCTCTAAGTATCATAGAGCTATAAGCTTTGAAGTAAAACCAGAAGAGGGTCAGACACCACAAGAAGTTGTTGCTACAGCAAAAAGCGTCTTGGTAAGAGCTTATCAGATATATATCGCTAATATGGTAAAGCTATAG
- a CDS encoding conserved hypothetical protein (KEGG: tpe:Tpen_1164 hypothetical protein~SPTR: A1RZD2 Putative uncharacterized protein~PFAM: Transaldolase), protein MSKEDISRLILSAKPKELVLPIPPRADHAHHMILTALDGYTELAADHILYPEADPILDSIVSSLVRRGEIILREAFERLSNEDIVTIHRIYDLFLELIANLNGVEVGWAKLSRDRVVNALDRIVNALSVWESIERERLGSPKILETTIDVKLKKMELVNSGKSLVAHFAKMIRSMLDSNNLARSYAKAVAEILKNNYYRKIYEEGMCKFGNDYALGLRWLRRLGFVQVSTNPVLAARAYSDDPLLWDKFREYAETKLVKMYPEWFKDLEKYADDIAMEATRFALLDSFFVFRVPFILSNGHDGLVSYQLNPLIANDVEKSVKTAIEFVKRLEQDLIVYDSYLLWGYQCRGEVGRANIVIKVAAPYPEAQYIAERLNELGIGTNITLSYTVSQEVLLAWREMRGMAKALKKGIIPTQVYDTNMGGRLEDHLREETAAQLLFKALEKLSEDKRKSLLVKLGRSLGVKDSDLEKILSQDLLTVCRYLTSHRVLGRNLLRKEFIEVLAESGIYGSPSDVEKMLIPLENALRLSGTYVAQRVYEILFSPRNKIKWIEYLMREFGLSREEAEFIIDRIDLLPASKRKPIDTLYTFASRNMTNTEFPDHQLAVVQELEKRGGYRDLAESIYMPLGREPLDILMKIEDFVKAYEASPEVNKLLKEVGIEGDFGTRGIDPQDWPSYGPCRKTLEEFTNGYLAFRDNVIRVIKSIQLR, encoded by the coding sequence ATGTCAAAAGAAGACATTAGTAGATTAATACTATCCGCTAAGCCAAAGGAATTAGTATTGCCCATTCCTCCTAGGGCTGATCATGCACATCATATGATTTTAACAGCACTTGATGGCTATACAGAACTAGCTGCAGACCATATTCTATATCCAGAAGCAGATCCTATACTGGATTCTATTGTAAGTAGTCTTGTTAGAAGAGGTGAAATAATACTAAGAGAAGCTTTTGAAAGACTTTCAAATGAAGATATTGTTACGATTCACAGAATATATGATTTGTTTCTAGAGCTTATAGCTAATCTAAATGGAGTTGAGGTTGGGTGGGCTAAGCTCTCTAGAGATAGAGTTGTAAATGCTTTGGATAGAATTGTAAATGCTTTATCTGTTTGGGAATCCATTGAGAGGGAGAGATTGGGTTCTCCAAAAATTCTTGAGACAACTATTGATGTTAAGCTTAAGAAGATGGAACTTGTTAACAGTGGTAAATCTCTTGTTGCTCATTTTGCAAAAATGATAAGATCTATGTTAGATAGTAATAATCTTGCTAGAAGCTATGCAAAAGCTGTTGCTGAGATTCTTAAGAATAATTACTATAGAAAAATCTATGAAGAGGGTATGTGTAAGTTTGGAAATGACTATGCTCTTGGACTAAGATGGCTTAGACGCTTAGGGTTTGTACAAGTATCTACAAATCCTGTATTAGCTGCTAGAGCTTATTCAGATGATCCTTTGCTATGGGATAAATTTAGAGAATATGCAGAAACAAAACTTGTGAAGATGTATCCAGAATGGTTTAAGGATCTTGAAAAGTACGCAGATGATATTGCTATGGAGGCTACAAGGTTTGCTTTGCTAGATTCATTCTTTGTATTTAGAGTACCATTCATATTATCAAATGGTCATGATGGTCTTGTTAGTTATCAGCTAAATCCGCTTATAGCTAACGATGTTGAGAAAAGTGTGAAGACCGCTATAGAATTTGTTAAGAGACTTGAACAAGATCTCATAGTATATGATTCATATTTGCTATGGGGATATCAATGCCGTGGAGAGGTTGGTAGAGCTAATATTGTTATTAAGGTTGCTGCACCTTATCCAGAGGCTCAGTATATTGCTGAGAGGCTTAATGAGCTTGGAATAGGTACTAATATAACACTTAGCTATACAGTGTCACAAGAGGTTTTATTAGCATGGAGAGAAATGAGGGGTATGGCAAAAGCATTGAAAAAGGGTATTATACCTACACAGGTATATGATACTAATATGGGTGGTAGACTAGAGGACCACTTAAGAGAAGAAACTGCTGCTCAACTCCTATTTAAAGCACTTGAAAAGCTTAGTGAAGACAAGAGAAAGAGCTTATTGGTAAAACTTGGTAGGAGTTTAGGTGTAAAGGATAGTGATCTAGAGAAGATATTGTCACAAGACCTCTTAACTGTTTGTAGATATCTAACAAGCCATAGAGTTCTAGGTAGAAATCTGCTAAGGAAAGAGTTTATAGAGGTTTTAGCAGAAAGCGGTATCTATGGTTCTCCAAGCGATGTTGAGAAGATGCTTATACCTCTAGAAAATGCTCTAAGACTTTCAGGTACATATGTAGCTCAAAGAGTATATGAAATATTGTTCTCACCACGCAATAAGATTAAATGGATAGAGTACCTAATGCGGGAGTTTGGGCTATCTAGAGAGGAGGCAGAGTTTATAATTGATAGAATAGATCTGTTACCAGCATCTAAGAGAAAGCCTATAGATACCTTGTATACATTTGCATCGAGAAATATGACAAATACAGAGTTTCCAGACCACCAACTCGCAGTTGTTCAAGAGCTTGAGAAGAGAGGTGGTTATAGAGATTTAGCGGAGTCTATATACATGCCACTAGGTAGGGAACCTCTTGATATACTTATGAAAATAGAAGATTTTGTAAAGGCCTATGAAGCTTCTCCAGAAGTAAATAAGCTGCTCAAAGAAGTTGGTATTGAGGGAGATTTTGGTACAAGGGGTATAGATCCACAGGACTGGCCTAGTTATGGACCTTGTAGAAAAACATTAGAGGAATTTACAAATGGATATTTAGCCTTTAGAGACAATGTAATAAGGGTTATAAAGTCTATACAGCTTAGGTGA
- a CDS encoding glycerate 2-kinase (COGs: COG2379 Putative glycerate kinase~InterPro IPR007835~KEGG: pcl:Pcal_1233 glycerate 2-kinase~PFAM: MOFRL domain protein~PRIAM: Glycerate kinase~SPTR: A3MVJ1 Glycerate 2-kinase~PFAM: MOFRL family): MIKNINDLIRSDLHRIALDIIVKGIERADPYKAIHNTVKVSGNRIYIDNVEIYLDKSRIHVIGFGKASRRMAEAIVNIIGEYIYGGIIISPEYSGVIGSLRILKGDHPIPSENTVNSSKQLINYIEKNVREDDIVIVLISGGGSALFEIPEDGVDIEDIASISKELMRRGADIFELNTVRKRLSKVKGGKLLRYLKASKIISLIISDVVGDRLDIIASGPTAPDKTTAMEAIEILKKYNLWDDLPQGIKNVFYRAYNNPNSDTVKEGDPILDRVINIIIASNIDSLRYMAQIAKDYGFNPMILTSMLEGEAREVGKVLASIIKSIYLYEIPLKRPVAILAGGETTVTVKGNGIGGRNQELCLSLAYNLRNISYREYVAICIGSDGIDGTSPAAGALIDGYIHDEYRSMNIDPLDYLNNNDSYTFFSKLRRSIITGYTGTNVNDFFLALLR; the protein is encoded by the coding sequence TTGATAAAGAATATAAATGATCTTATTAGATCTGATTTGCATAGAATTGCATTAGACATAATAGTTAAGGGTATAGAGAGAGCAGATCCTTATAAAGCTATTCATAATACTGTTAAAGTTTCTGGCAACAGAATATATATAGATAATGTTGAGATCTATTTAGATAAATCTAGAATTCATGTGATAGGCTTTGGAAAAGCTTCTAGAAGAATGGCTGAAGCTATAGTGAATATCATTGGCGAATATATATATGGGGGTATCATAATATCGCCAGAATATAGTGGTGTTATAGGATCTTTAAGAATATTGAAGGGAGATCATCCTATACCTAGTGAAAATACTGTTAATAGCTCTAAACAGCTTATCAACTATATTGAGAAGAATGTTAGAGAAGACGATATTGTTATCGTGTTGATCTCTGGTGGTGGATCTGCACTTTTTGAAATACCTGAGGATGGTGTTGATATTGAGGATATAGCTTCAATATCTAAGGAGCTTATGAGGAGAGGTGCCGATATATTTGAACTTAATACAGTTAGAAAGAGATTATCGAAGGTTAAAGGAGGTAAACTTCTTAGATATTTAAAGGCATCTAAAATTATATCTCTAATAATCAGCGATGTTGTTGGAGATAGACTAGATATAATTGCATCAGGTCCTACAGCTCCCGATAAAACTACTGCTATGGAAGCTATAGAAATTTTAAAGAAGTATAATCTATGGGATGATCTACCACAAGGCATAAAGAATGTATTTTATAGAGCTTATAACAATCCTAATAGTGATACTGTTAAGGAAGGGGATCCTATACTAGATAGAGTTATAAATATTATCATTGCAAGTAATATTGATAGCCTTAGATATATGGCACAGATAGCAAAAGACTATGGTTTTAACCCAATGATATTAACATCTATGCTTGAAGGAGAAGCAAGAGAAGTAGGAAAAGTTCTAGCCTCCATAATAAAAAGTATATATCTCTATGAAATACCGTTAAAGAGACCCGTAGCTATATTGGCTGGTGGAGAAACAACAGTAACTGTAAAGGGCAATGGAATTGGTGGTAGGAATCAGGAGCTTTGTCTCTCATTAGCATACAATTTACGAAACATTAGCTATAGAGAATATGTAGCGATATGTATTGGTAGTGATGGTATCGATGGTACTAGTCCTGCTGCAGGAGCTTTAATAGATGGCTATATACATGATGAATATAGATCTATGAATATAGACCCCCTAGACTATTTGAATAACAATGATAGCTATACATTCTTTTCAAAGTTAAGGAGAAGTATAATAACTGGTTATACCGGAACAAATGTGAATGACTTCTTCTTAGCATTACTAAGGTGA
- a CDS encoding glycoside hydrolase family 4 (COGs: COG1486 Alpha-galactosidase/6-phospho-beta-glucosidase family 4 of glycosyl hydrolase~InterPro IPR001088~KEGG: smr:Smar_0706 glycoside hydrolase family protein~PFAM: glycoside hydrolase family 4~SPTR: A3DME9 Glycoside hydrolase, family 4~PFAM: Family 4 glycosyl hydrolase; Family 4 glycosyl hydrolase C-terminal domain) has product MSQGPKISFIGAGSARWTSRILVDIFMNKDLHNAEIWLMDIDDRRLNIIDTLARRLVNELKLPIKVYATKDRRKAIKDADFVISTALPKGYTYYETMRDISEKYGYYRGINSVEWNMVADYHTIWGYYLFKLHLDIARDIEELAPNAWFFIVSNPVLELTTMIARETKVKVAGICHGFLGFRAAIEVLAMRLSKQMLGKDITSYCAAHMPECYDYMAKVIDFSDIEIEMKGLNHDIWLTRFRYKGEDTYKYIDEWIKEDAEKYWSVWREYTTNPWNLDLCPAAIDMYRTYGLLPIGDTVRGGTWKYHWDLKTKQYWYGQYGEPDSEIGCAIRIQIVRRNIEEMANIAFNMSTPVSQRISLKPSGEVIVSLIDSIYNDKHTESYEINVPRIGSVKAPIYVNVLNNGSVPGIPDNVAVETHVRVDGKGIHPIQTSGLPSKVFKYAILPRIMRLEWALEANLKGGRDTLVEWLIVDVRTNSMKQVNDVIDAILSMPGNEEIAKHFS; this is encoded by the exons ATGTCTCAAGGTCCTAAAATCTCATTTATTGGAGCAGGAAGTGCACGTTGGACAAGTAGAATTTTAGTTGATATATTCATGAATAAGGATCTTCATAATGCTGAGATATGGCTTATGGATATAGATGATAGAAGACTTAATATAATAGATACCCTTGCTAGAAGGCTTGTAAACGAATTGAAATTGCCTATAAAGGTCTATGCAACTAAGGATAGAAGGAAGGCTATAAAAGACGCAGATTTTGTAATATCTACAGCTTTACCCAAGGGATACACATATTATGAAACTATGAGGGATATTTCTGAGAAATATGGCTATTATAGGGGTATTAATAGTGTTGAGTGGAATATGGTTGCAGATTATCACACCATATGGGGCTACTACTTATTTAAGCTTCATCTAGATATTGCTAGAGATATAGAGGAGTTAGCTCCAAATGCATGGTTCTTCATAGTATCGAACCCCGTTTTAGAGCTTACAACAATGATTGCTAGAGAGACTAAGGTAAAAGTTGCTGGTATATGTCATGGCTTCTTAGGCTTTAGAGCAGCTATTGAGGTTCTTGCAATGAGGTTATCTAAACAGATGCTAGGGAAAGATATAACTTCCTATTGTGCTGCACATATGCCAGAGTGCTATGATTATATGGCTAAGGTAATAGACTTTAGTGATATAGAGATTGAAATGAAGGGGCTTAACCATGATATATGGCTAACTAGATTCAGATATAAGGGGGAGGATACATATAAGTATATCGATGAATGGATTAAAGAGGATGCAGAAAAGTACTGGAGTGTTTGGAGAGAATATACAACAAATCCATGGAATTTAGATCTATGTCCAGCTGCTATTGATATGTATAGAACTTATGGTCTTCTCCCTATAGGTGATACTGTTAGG GGTGGTACATGGAAATATCATTGGGATTTAAAAACAAAACAGTATTGGTATGGACAATATGGAGAACCAGACTCAGAAATAGGATGTGCAATTAGAATACAAATTGTTAGAAGAAATATTGAGGAAATGGCTAATATAGCGTTCAATATGTCTACCCCTGTATCACAGAGAATATCACTTAAACCAAGTGGTGAGGTAATAGTATCACTTATAGACTCTATATACAATGACAAACATACTGAAAGTTATGAAATAAACGTGCCAAGAATTGGCTCAGTTAAAGCTCCTATCTATGTCAATGTTTTAAATAATGGTTCAGTACCAGGTATACCAGATAATGTAGCAGTTGAAACTCATGTTAGAGTAGATGGCAAAGGAATACACCCAATACAAACCTCAGGTTTACCAAGTAAAGTTTTCAAGTATGCGATACTACCTAGAATAATGAGACTTGAATGGGCTTTAGAAGCAAATCTTAAAGGTGGACGAGATACATTAGTTGAGTGGCTTATAGTAGATGTAAGGACAAATAGTATGAAACAGGTAAATGATGTTATAGATGCAATACTTTCTATGCCAGGTAACGAGGAAATAGCTAAACATTTTAGCTAG